The Ciona intestinalis chromosome 9, KH, whole genome shotgun sequence genome contains the following window.
ACACACAAGGTGTCGATACTTACTTGTTGCAATCCAATGCTTGATTCGTATTAATAACAACATAACAGTTAAAGGTAAgggtttatttatattaggGTAAAATGGGTCATGTTATATAcactagggtgggggaagatgggacacctttttattctattttcttgtcccatttggtggttagcaaagaacattcatagaattataaaaccgttgtttatggtttaaaacttgatcaggatgtttgaatattaggcgctaaaggtgtcccatctttctccacagtactatatatatagtaggtcaCTATTCATGTTAAAAACAGCATAACAGCCAAAGGTATCGGGGATGGATTGTTGTTTATGTTAGATTAAGGTGGTTTATGTTATATCAGGTTGGGGGAATATGGTTTATGATattaatatttggttattattaaggtgattgtttatatatatatgcttattcttatgtgttatatttttttaagctaAAAAACTACAGATTGCCCATtacaacaaacacacatataaatatttggcCTCGTGTATTATAGTTTTAGAGCTAAAtaactacatttaaaacagttaagaaatatgggatattctATGCTAACGCTATCTATACAACCCCACACtcccacagtacaatatatttatacatccCGTTTGTGGTATAACAATCGTTGTGGTTATGAAATGAAGGCTTTATATGCCAACAATacccatcttacaccacattACTATTACTATAATTAACTTaggattaaaatatataaacagttaAATCTAACTGCTAAGTAAAGCTAATAAGTCACAGCCCATTAGTTTATTGTCTGTTCAGTTAGCTaggtttaagtttaaaaggCAGTtccttttgtttttgatcaaaACTATTTGTAGCTTTTTAGAACACAGCTACTTTTTTCaggtaaaaaagaaagaagttatatttttataatattttgagttctgggttataaaatgaaattataaggaagaataaaaaagttataaatgtGTTGTGAGAagttatatagtttaaatagttacatttttatgtaataagttttatatactcatatataaattatataagaAGAGTATAAGCAGTTATACTTGCAGATTTAGTTATGAAATAAGATACATATACTTTTAAAGATTATAtagtgtaaaaaaaagttatgaaaTAACTTTTCACTGTTATATTTACTGTAGTTGGTACATTTATTGCAGAAATTGAGTCTTATATCCCAATATTGAATGAAATATATCATGATTGTGAAATCACTTACGACGTTTGTAGGAAAAGAGATGTCGTGTTCCTGTTGGCAAAGTATGTTCTTCTTGTTTTAttcctgttttaatttttttttttttataaaaataataatatgtacagtagggtgggggaagatgggacaccttttactctattttctcgtcccatttggtagtaaaccaagaaaatttaaagaattataaaaccgcatccccacgtctcccatagactgtcattaattgtttaaaacaggaccagaatatttggatattctgtgctaagagtgtcccatctttccccaccctactatattaaaaaaacgattttgaaaaattaaaaaaaataaagcacaTAGTTATTAATGTACCTTTACTTTTACCATGAAttaagaaattataaattttagattttatgaCAAATTGCATCGTGTTGGAGGAAACTGCGACACTAAAGATAATTTCTTGTCATTACGTAACGAACACGCAGCAGAATTTAAGAGACTTGACGTCCAACTTGGTGGCTCCCTGCCTGACTTtgttatatg
Protein-coding sequences here:
- the LOC113474520 gene encoding uncharacterized protein LOC113474520, producing MEVKCKVLILLGDLFSKNRSEHSASLKYLLQGLSIATKCHLHSHLVEINLKIAQLYLNSDSPHHCFKLLTSISNECVANSTLHTRCRYLLVAIQCLIRINNNITVKEIESYIPILNEIYHDCEITYDVCRKRDVVFLLAKFYDKLHRVGGNCDTKDNFLSLRNEHAAEFKRLDVQLGGSLPDFVI